In Phaseolus vulgaris cultivar G19833 chromosome 7, P. vulgaris v2.0, whole genome shotgun sequence, the genomic stretch CTTTTAGGTGCATGATTGGAAGCCAAAATTGTTACATAATATTAAACAATAGAAGTAGTGGATTGGTGGTGCAATCCTCTTACTAAATGTGGTGGAAGAAGGATTCATAGGAACTCTACTTTACAAGGCTTTCTCATTTCCTTTCTGATTCATCTGTTATTGGACACATCCATGGTGATGGTGGGGTTAATAATACCTGCACCAAGGAAATGATACAAAGGAAACTTCCAACATGTACTGTAAAAAAAGTAAGTGGGCCAATCAAACACCACCTTTCCCACAAAAACACACACCAACTCCAATTCTCAATCTTCCCATTCTACTACTCATCCCCTTCATTACCCTTCAAATATTCTTCATTTTTGCTTGTCACCATCAGTAGTACATCACCATTTCCCCTGTCTTGCTGTCATCAAACATAAAGTTGTTGCAACTACCTGTGCTCATTAGCTGTTTAATTTCTTCTAAACCATAGTCTAATGGACTTTCTTCACCTGTCCACCCACTAGCCCTACCAGCATTGGAGGACACCAACTTTTGGGTATCTTCCACCCCACTAGAGAGGTAACTAAGGCCACCTATTTGGTCACCAAAACCTCCAACACCAACATATCCAACTTCTCCTTCTTTCACATCACTCATCTGATTCTTCTTGCAGCTTCCATCTGAAGAAGAGCTGCAACTTGTTTCACCCCCTAACATAAAACCACAATTAACTTGGTAAAGTCTCTCAAAACTGGAACAAGCTGGAGTAGAAGAAGAATTGCCACTCAGAAGACTTGCGTATGAAATGGCCTCAGAGCCTGTGAAAGGCACATAGGGTTGTTGATAGTTCGAGTTGTGATTGTTTTTTAATGAGAATGAAGATGAGGAGGAGGATGAAGAGGGTGTTGAGTTTTGAAGCATGGATGAAAGGGTAACTTGGTGAGGCTTCTTCAGTGCTGAAGGGTTCATTGTCCCCACCATTTTTTTCTTAAGCTTTGTGTTCCAGTAGTTCTTGATATCATTGTCAGTTCTGCCTGGCAGCTGAGATGCTATTATGGACCACCTACAGTTGTCACAATGAGTTCCCAAAAAAGAAACATGTAGCAGATCTAAAAGTACAAGTAATCAATATCATGTCGATACACCATCTTTCATCATTTAGTCTGTGAAGTATATCCAAGGTTGGTATGAAAAAAAAGTGGAAATTAAGTGAAATAAAGAATACCTGCTTCCAATGCTACCAAAGAGAGTACATATTATTCTATCTTCATCTTCAGAAA encodes the following:
- the LOC137828784 gene encoding transcription factor RAX2; translated protein: MGRAPCCDKANVKKGPWSPEEDEKLRGFIEKHGTGGNWISLPHKAGLKRCGKSCRLRWLNYLRPNLKHGEFSEDEDRIICTLFGSIGSRWSIIASQLPGRTDNDIKNYWNTKLKKKMVGTMNPSALKKPHQVTLSSMLQNSTPSSSSSSSSFSLKNNHNSNYQQPYVPFTGSEAISYASLLSGNSSSTPACSSFERLYQVNCGFMLGGETSCSSSSDGSCKKNQMSDVKEGEVGYVGVGGFGDQIGGLSYLSSGVEDTQKLVSSNAGRASGWTGEESPLDYGLEEIKQLMSTGSCNNFMFDDSKTGEMVMYY